The nucleotide window GACTATTTTTCAGAGAAAAGCTAAAACGCTTGCTCATCGCCTCTGGATAGAGCATTTTCTTATGTATCGGGCGAAACGACGCCCTCTTCATTAACGATTACCATCACCGTTTTGGGATGTTGCAGGAGAGTTAGCTATGTGTTCTATTTTTGGCGTTTTGGATCTTAAAAGCGATCCTGTCGAACTGCGTAAGAAAGCCCTGGAGCTTTCCCGTCTGATGCGTCACCGCGGTCCGGACTGGTCTGGCGTCTATGCCGATGACCAGGCGATCCTGTCGCATGAGCGTCTCTCGATCGTTGACGTGAACAACGGCGCACAGCCTCTCTACAACGCAGACCATACGCATGTTTTAGCCGTGAACGGTGAAATTTATAACCATCAGGCGCTGCGCGCAGAGTTAAGCGATCGTTACGCATTTCAGACCGAATCAGACTGTGAAGTGATTCTGGCGCTCTATCAGGAGAAAGGGGTCGATTTCCTTGACGACCTGCAGGGCATGTTTGCCTTTATCCTGTATGACAGCGTGAAGAAAACCTGGCTGATTGGCCGTGACCATATTGGTATCATTCCGCTCTATATGGGCAATGATGAGCATGGCAACCTGTTTGTCGCTTCAGAGATGAAAGCGCTGGTGCCGGTCTGCAAATCGATTAAAGAGTTCCCTCCGGGAAGCTACATGTCCAGCACCGATGGTGAAATTCACCGCTACTGGCAGCGTGACTGGTTCAGCTATGAGGCCGTTGAGCATAACAAAACCGATGCAGTAGCCCTGAAAGATGCGCTGGAAGAGGCGGTGAAAAGCCACCTGATGTCTGACGTACCTTACGGCGTTCTGCTCTCTGGTGGCCTGGATTCCTCTATTATCTCTGCCGTCACCAAAAAATATGCCGCCAAGCGTATTGAAGATCAGGATAAGAGCGAGGCCTGGTGGCCACAGCTGCACTCGTTTGCGGTAGGTCTGGAAGGTTCACCTGATTTAAAGGCAGCGAAATCCGTTGCTGAGCACCTGGGCACCGTGCACCACGAGATCCATTTCACCGTGCAGGAAGGCTTGGATGCAATCCGTGACGTTATCTATCACATTGAAACTTACGATGTGACGACCATTCGTGCCTCCACGCCGATGTATCTGATGTCACGCAAGATCAAAGCGATGGGCATCAAGATGGTGCTGTCAGGGGAAGGCGCTGATGAAGTCTTTGGCGGCTATCTCTACTTCCATAAAGCGCCTGACGCA belongs to Erwinia pyri and includes:
- the asnB gene encoding asparagine synthase B, producing MCSIFGVLDLKSDPVELRKKALELSRLMRHRGPDWSGVYADDQAILSHERLSIVDVNNGAQPLYNADHTHVLAVNGEIYNHQALRAELSDRYAFQTESDCEVILALYQEKGVDFLDDLQGMFAFILYDSVKKTWLIGRDHIGIIPLYMGNDEHGNLFVASEMKALVPVCKSIKEFPPGSYMSSTDGEIHRYWQRDWFSYEAVEHNKTDAVALKDALEEAVKSHLMSDVPYGVLLSGGLDSSIISAVTKKYAAKRIEDQDKSEAWWPQLHSFAVGLEGSPDLKAAKSVAEHLGTVHHEIHFTVQEGLDAIRDVIYHIETYDVTTIRASTPMYLMSRKIKAMGIKMVLSGEGADEVFGGYLYFHKAPDAKEFHEENVRKLLALHMFDCARANKAMSAWGVEARVPFLDKKFLDVAMSINPADKMCGSNGKMEKHILRECFSSYLPESVAWRQKEQFSDGVGYSWIDTLKEVAAKQVTDQQLQTAHFRFPYNTPGSKEGYLYREIFEELFPLASAAECVPGGPSVACSSAKAIEWDEAFKTMDDPSGRAVGVHQSAYK